In Mytilus edulis chromosome 4, xbMytEdul2.2, whole genome shotgun sequence, the following proteins share a genomic window:
- the LOC139520499 gene encoding H/ACA ribonucleoprotein complex subunit 2-like protein has protein sequence MGKSSKEKRRSEVEDEAGDGGDSKEIWQEKIKYQSSISQPLAPRKLTKRIYKAVKKASKQKQLRKGVREVQKFIRKGEKGIVILAGDVSPVDVICHMPLVCEEEGLPYCYTPSKEDLGTACGSKRQTCMVMIKPNDEYRQLYDECYEQVKELPLPI, from the exons ATGGGAAAATCAAGCAAAGAAAAACGAAGATCTGAGGTAGAGGATGAAGCAGGGGACGGAGGTGACAGTAAAGAAATATGGCAAGAGAAAATCAAGTACCAGAGTTCTATTTCCCAGCCGTTAGCCCCAAGAAAATtgacaaaaagaatttacaaagCTGTTAAgaaag CTTCAAAACAGAAACAATTAAGAAAAGGTGTGAGAGAAGTGCAAAAATTTATTAGAAAAGGAGAAAAGGG GATTGTTATATTAGCTGGTGATGTAAGCCCAGTTGATGTTATTTGTCACATGCCTTTGGTTTGTGAAGAGGAGGGACTACCATACTGTTACACACCATCAAAAGAG gATTTGGGAACAGCATGTGGTTCAAAGCGACAGACATGTATGGTGATGATTAAACCAAATGATGAGTACCGACAATTGTATGATGAATGTTATGAACAAGTTAAAGAACTTCCACTTCCCATTTGA